A genomic region of Rhizobium sp. NXC24 contains the following coding sequences:
- the tnpB gene encoding IS66 family insertion sequence element accessory protein TnpB (TnpB, as the term is used for proteins encoded by IS66 family insertion elements, is considered an accessory protein, since TnpC, encoded by a neighboring gene, is a DDE family transposase.), which produces MNPFPMGTGVKVWLATGHTDMRCGFPSLALRVQEVLKHDPLGGHLFCFRGRRGDLVKLIWHDGQGACLFTKKLERGRFIWPNVEGGAVAISAAQLSYLLSGIDWRAPQETWRPTRV; this is translated from the coding sequence ATGAACCCGTTTCCGATGGGAACGGGGGTCAAGGTGTGGCTGGCGACGGGACATACAGACATGCGGTGCGGCTTTCCTTCGCTGGCCCTTCGGGTGCAGGAGGTGTTGAAACATGACCCTCTGGGCGGTCATCTGTTCTGCTTCAGGGGTCGACGAGGTGATCTGGTAAAATTAATTTGGCATGACGGCCAAGGCGCCTGCCTGTTCACGAAAAAATTGGAGCGCGGGCGGTTTATCTGGCCCAATGTTGAAGGCGGCGCCGTCGCGATCTCGGCCGCACAGCTTTCTTATTTGCTGTCGGGAATTGACTGGCGGGCGCCGCAGGAAACCTGGCGTCCGACACGGGTTTGA
- a CDS encoding IS66 family transposase: MSLPPLSLPDDLASAHAALLAEREARLQAEAEATKAKAELSSIEALNAHLQLLIAKLERDKHGPSRERTQRLIDQMELQLEELVADATEDELASEAASAKSQTVRAFTRKRPVRKPWPDNIERERVVIEAPGACIHCGSERLSKLGEDTTETLEEIPRRFKVVETVRDKFTCRECGCISQAPAPFHATPRGFLGPNLLATIVFDKFSEHQPLNRQSRRFRSEGIDLSTQTLADQVGYVSAAVKPLFDLIETHVFAAERLHGDDTTIPILAKGQCITGRIWTYVCDDRPFGGQSPPAAVFYASSDRRGEHPQRHLAEFKGILQADCYNGFNPLFDRTKKQIPVTPAFCFAHARRKFFELADVSRSARRGKGARPVSATALEAVKRIDALFAIERDINGTSAEERLAVRQEKSKPLLIELEAWLRQEQEGLSRSSPVIEPINYMLSRWVDFARYADDGRICMTNNAAERALRGVACGRKNWSFAGSDRGADRAAIMLTLITTARLNDIDPKVWLADVLARIAELPVSRLHELLPWEWKVIKAMEIPAAA, from the coding sequence ATGTCATTGCCACCGCTTTCCCTTCCGGACGATCTTGCCAGCGCCCACGCCGCGCTGCTGGCGGAACGCGAGGCGCGGTTGCAGGCGGAGGCCGAAGCGACCAAAGCCAAGGCAGAGCTTTCCAGCATCGAGGCGCTCAACGCCCATCTGCAATTGCTGATCGCCAAGTTGGAACGCGACAAACACGGTCCGAGCCGGGAGCGCACCCAGCGGCTGATCGACCAGATGGAATTGCAGCTCGAAGAGCTGGTCGCCGACGCGACCGAGGACGAGCTTGCGTCCGAAGCGGCCTCTGCCAAAAGCCAGACCGTTCGGGCCTTCACTCGCAAGCGGCCGGTGCGCAAACCCTGGCCGGACAATATCGAGCGGGAACGTGTCGTCATCGAAGCTCCTGGCGCCTGCATCCATTGCGGTAGCGAACGGCTGTCGAAGCTGGGCGAGGATACTACCGAGACGCTGGAGGAGATCCCACGCCGCTTCAAGGTGGTCGAGACCGTCCGGGATAAGTTTACTTGCCGGGAGTGCGGCTGCATCAGCCAGGCGCCGGCGCCGTTCCATGCCACACCGCGCGGCTTTCTCGGCCCCAACCTTCTCGCCACTATAGTCTTCGACAAATTCTCCGAGCATCAGCCGCTCAACCGCCAGAGCCGGCGTTTCCGCAGCGAGGGAATTGATCTGTCCACCCAGACGCTTGCCGACCAGGTTGGCTACGTCAGCGCCGCCGTCAAGCCGCTCTTCGATCTCATCGAGACGCACGTGTTTGCGGCCGAGCGATTGCATGGCGACGACACCACTATCCCGATTCTCGCCAAAGGGCAGTGCATCACCGGCCGGATCTGGACCTACGTTTGCGACGATAGGCCCTTTGGGGGACAGTCGCCACCGGCCGCCGTCTTCTACGCCTCCAGCGACCGGCGTGGCGAACATCCACAACGACATCTGGCCGAGTTCAAAGGCATTCTGCAAGCTGACTGCTATAATGGCTTCAATCCGCTCTTTGATCGTACGAAGAAACAAATACCGGTGACGCCGGCTTTCTGTTTTGCCCACGCGCGCCGGAAGTTCTTCGAGCTGGCCGACGTCTCTCGCAGTGCGCGCCGCGGTAAAGGCGCACGGCCTGTCTCGGCGACGGCGTTGGAAGCGGTTAAACGCATCGACGCGTTGTTTGCCATCGAGCGCGATATCAACGGCACAAGCGCCGAGGAGCGGCTTGCCGTGCGCCAGGAAAAGAGCAAGCCGCTGCTCATCGAGTTGGAGGCCTGGTTGCGCCAGGAACAGGAGGGCCTCTCACGCTCCTCACCGGTCATCGAACCGATCAACTACATGCTGTCGCGCTGGGTCGATTTTGCCAGATACGCCGATGACGGCAGGATTTGCATGACGAATAACGCGGCGGAAAGAGCCCTGCGCGGCGTGGCTTGCGGCAGAAAAAATTGGAGCTTCGCCGGTTCCGATCGCGGCGCCGACCGGGCCGCCATCATGCTGACCCTGATTACGACGGCTCGCCTCAACGACATCGATCCAAAGGTCTGGCTTGCCGACGTGCTGGCCCGCATCGCCGAGCTTCCCGTCTCCCGCCTGCATGAGCTCTTGCCTTGGGAGTGGAAGGTGATCAAGGCGATGGAAATCCCGGCTGCCGCGTAA
- a CDS encoding DUF6429 family protein has translation MEIDEDKIDDTVLALLWLTLHNERCAWKGFEWATTDRLYQKGLIGDPVNKSKSLVLTDEGLRRSEELFRKLFTRQPGFPSP, from the coding sequence ATGGAGATCGACGAGGACAAAATTGACGACACGGTGCTGGCGTTGCTATGGCTGACGCTTCACAACGAGCGTTGCGCCTGGAAGGGGTTTGAGTGGGCGACGACTGATCGCTTGTATCAGAAAGGCCTGATCGGCGATCCGGTGAACAAGTCGAAGTCACTGGTGCTGACGGACGAGGGTCTGCGCCGGTCGGAAGAGCTGTTTCGGAAACTGTTTACGCGGCAGCCGGGATTTCCATCGCCTTGA